The Methanomassiliicoccales archaeon genome includes a region encoding these proteins:
- a CDS encoding fibronectin type III domain-containing protein, whose product MKRNNLIVVAVVAVVAVLILVSTLAVSMAPKTPTAPQHIQAISGNTQSRLNWQAPTDNGNSAITGYKLYRSTTSDGIYTQIASPSGLTYTDTGLTNGQSYWYYVSAVNSAGEGIKTDMVLTVPFTVPKAPTGLMATAGIAQVSLNWTAPSSDGGNIIDYYVIYQDGSVLTEKQTGLTATIDGLTDGSSHTFTVAAHNLAGEGYLSNSVVSTPATVPNAPTGLTATAGNGDVTLNWTAPKFNGGSSITDYKVYRSTTSGEGMLLATLDSSLITFTGTSLKNGSVYYYTVSALNIVGEGARSNVIVVTPGLTPTAPIGLTAFASNAQVNLNWTAPWFNGGSIITGYNLYRSTTSGGVYALIASLSGLAYVDTGLTSGRSYWYKVCAENAIGEGASAGPKGVQIPSVAPGFVVQDVMGTVDTDTHAYEIITDLTIQIRLQAGSPSVNMDLVSIQYVSGNTNKVLTFVQGTNNAVANVSYGANSTGMAATWISGNHVVQQGDLITVGITGLTLGYTAAATVKIVPANGSSTLISFVTPSYYSTAYVNLK is encoded by the coding sequence ATGAAAAGAAACAATTTGATCGTCGTAGCGGTGGTCGCCGTGGTAGCGGTTCTGATCCTGGTCAGTACGCTCGCTGTGTCCATGGCGCCAAAGACCCCTACCGCTCCGCAACACATACAAGCTATTTCTGGAAATACTCAATCCAGACTGAACTGGCAGGCCCCAACAGATAATGGTAACAGTGCCATCACAGGCTATAAGCTGTACCGGTCCACGACCTCTGACGGTATCTATACCCAAATCGCTTCGCCCTCGGGACTGACATATACCGATACTGGCTTGACCAACGGTCAGAGCTATTGGTACTATGTCAGTGCGGTCAATTCTGCAGGTGAAGGCATAAAGACCGACATGGTCCTAACTGTGCCGTTCACAGTTCCTAAAGCCCCGACTGGACTTATGGCGACGGCAGGGATCGCACAAGTATCCCTGAACTGGACAGCGCCATCGTCCGATGGTGGAAATATCATTGATTACTATGTCATCTATCAGGATGGAAGCGTCCTGACAGAAAAACAGACTGGATTAACCGCAACAATCGACGGTCTGACGGACGGATCGTCACATACTTTTACCGTTGCCGCACATAATCTGGCCGGGGAAGGATATCTGTCCAACTCCGTCGTATCAACTCCGGCCACGGTACCGAATGCCCCGACCGGATTGACCGCCACCGCAGGAAACGGTGACGTAACTTTGAACTGGACAGCGCCAAAGTTCAATGGCGGCAGTAGTATCACCGACTACAAGGTCTACCGCAGCACAACCTCGGGTGAAGGGATGCTCCTCGCCACTCTCGATAGCTCCCTCATAACCTTTACTGGAACCTCTCTCAAAAATGGCTCGGTCTACTATTACACCGTCAGTGCTTTGAATATCGTCGGCGAAGGTGCTAGATCGAATGTTATAGTAGTCACTCCAGGATTGACTCCGACCGCCCCTATCGGACTAACCGCCTTCGCTAGTAACGCGCAAGTTAATTTGAATTGGACCGCTCCATGGTTCAATGGCGGCAGCATCATCACTGGCTATAATTTGTACCGGTCCACGACCTCTGGCGGGGTCTACGCCCTGATAGCCTCGCTCTCGGGACTGGCATATGTCGATACAGGCCTGACCAGCGGTCGGAGCTATTGGTACAAAGTGTGTGCCGAGAATGCGATCGGTGAGGGTGCATCGGCAGGACCGAAAGGAGTGCAGATCCCGAGCGTTGCTCCCGGATTCGTGGTCCAGGATGTTATGGGCACAGTCGATACCGACACACATGCATATGAGATCATCACCGACCTGACCATCCAGATCAGGCTGCAGGCCGGTAGCCCATCGGTCAACATGGACCTCGTTTCGATCCAGTACGTCAGCGGTAACACCAACAAGGTGCTGACCTTTGTTCAGGGCACAAACAACGCCGTCGCCAATGTCAGCTACGGCGCAAACAGCACTGGAATGGCCGCTACCTGGATATCGGGCAACCACGTCGTCCAGCAGGGAGACCTCATCACCGT